The Mangifera indica cultivar Alphonso chromosome 8, CATAS_Mindica_2.1, whole genome shotgun sequence genome has a window encoding:
- the LOC123223039 gene encoding transcription factor CPC-like, producing the protein MDKRRRKQPKTSTSCSEEVSSIEWEFINMSEQEEDLIYRMYKLVGDRWALIAGRIPGRKAEEIERFWIMKHGEGFASRRRELKRRNS; encoded by the exons ATGGATAAGCGTCGCCGGAAGCAACCGAAAACCAGCACTAGTTGTTCTGAAG AGGTGAGCAGTATTGAATGGGAGTTCATAAACATGTCTGAACAAGAAGAAGATCTCATTTATAGAATGTATAAACTCGTTGGGGACCG GTGGGCACTGATCGCCGGACGGATTCCAGGCCGAAAAGCAGAAGAAATAGAGAGGTTTTGGATTATGAAACATGGAGAAGGGTTTGCCAGTAGACGAAGAGAGCTTAAGAGACGTAATTCCTAG
- the LOC123224338 gene encoding abscisic acid receptor PYL9, which produces MNGGDAYGAMEAQYIRRHHSHETSENQCTSALVKHIRAPVHLVWSLVRRFDQPQRYKPFVSRCVVNGDLGIGSVREVNVRSGLPATTSTERLELLDDEEHMLGIKIVGGDHRLRNYSSIMTVHPEIIDGRPGTLVIESFVVDVPEGNTKDETCYFVEALIRCNLKSLADVSERMAVQDRTEPINRH; this is translated from the exons ATGAACGGTGGAGATGCCTACGGTGCTATGGAGGCGCAGTACATACGGAGGCATCACAGCCACGAGACGAGCGAGAATCAGTGCACTTCAGCACTTGTGAAGCATATCAGAGCTCCTGTTCATCTT GTGTGGTCTTTAGTTAGGCGATTTGATCAGCCGCAGAGGTACAAGCCATTTGTTAGCAGGTGTGTTGTGAATGGGGACCTCGGTATCGGAAGCGTTAGAGAAGTTAACGTTAGGTCTGGGCTACCTGCTACAACTAGCACTGAAAGGCTGGAACTTCTTGACGATGAAGAGCACATGCTTGGAATCAAGATTGTTGGTGGTGATCACCGGCTAAGG AATTATTCTTCAATCATGACTGTCCATCCAGAGATTATCGATGGGAGACCTGGAACACTGGTGATTGAGTCATTTGTGGTGGATGTGCCAGAGGGAAACACGAAAGATGAGACATGCTATTTTGTTGAGGCCTTGATAAGGTGCAATCTCAAATCATTAGCTGATGTCTCGGAGAGGATGGCTGTGCAAGACCGAACTGAACCAATAAACCGACACTGA
- the LOC123224473 gene encoding rhodanese-like domain-containing protein 4, chloroplastic: MEALNAASLTPVSVLCERRTEPRKIPSLSTTSLSKLSTSRGSLTRSFHGGLVLVSSVLATRLTKALTYEEALRQSTSSSTFDGDVSGILDSIISFGTENPAIIAGGVTILAVPLILSLVLKKPKSWGVESAKNAYAKLGEDGSAQLLDIRSPVEFRQVGSPDVRGLGKKPVSIVYRGEDKPGFLKKLSLKFKEPENITLFILDKFDGNSELVAELVSVNGFKTAYAIKDGAEGPRGWVNSGLPWIPPRKALSLDLSSLTESIASVIGEGSDGLPVTLGIAAAAAGLGLLAFKEVETILQLLGSVAIVQLVGKKLLFAEDRKQTLQEVDEFLNAKVAPKELVEDIKEIGKALLPTLVMSSKALPAPAEASPDPAFVENPEQKAEAAVEPGPQINSVPKTEVIAESLPGIPRPLSPYPTYPDFKPPTSPTPSQP, translated from the exons ATGGAGGCTCTCAATGCAGCAAGCTTGACACCTGTATCAGTTCTTTGTGAAAGAAGAACAGAGCCCAGAAAGATCCCGTCTCTATCCACAACTTCTTTATCCAAACTCTCAACTTCTCGAGGGTCTTTAACAAGGAGCTTTCATGGGGGTTTAGTGCTAGTATCTTCAGTTCTTGCTACTCGTTTAACCAAAGCTTTAACATATGAAGAAGCCCTGCGGCAGTCAACAAGTTCTTCCACATTTGATGGTGATGTAAGCGGGATTCTTGATAGTATCATCAGTTTTGGAACTGAGAATCCTGCAATTATAGCTGGTGGTGTTACCATCTTGGCAGTTCCATTGATTTTGTCTCTGGTTCTAAAGAAGCCTAAATCATGGGGTGTTGAATCTGCAAAAAATGCTTATGCAAAGTTGGGTGAAGATGGAAGTGCCCAATTGCTGGATATAAGATCTCCAGTGGAGTTTAGGCAAGTGGGTAGTCCTGATGTACGAGGTCTGGGTAAGAAGCCTGTGTCAATTGTTTACAGGGGGGAAGATAAGCCAGGGTTCTTGAAGAAGCTGTCTTTGAAATTCAAGGAACCAGAAAATATTACATTGTTTATTCTGGACAA ATTTGATGGGAACTCCGAACTGGTAGCAGAGTTGGTCTCTGTTAATGGATTCAAAACTGCATATGCCATAAAAGATGGAGCAGAAGGACCCCGGGGATGGGTG AATAGCGGTCTTCCTTGGATACCACCAAGAAAAGCATTGAGTCTTGACCTTAGCAGTTTGACAGAATCTATAGCCAGTGTTATTGGA GAGGGCTCTGATGGTTTGCCTGTTACACTCGGGATTGCTGCCGCAGCCGCTGGATTAGGTCTATTAGCATTTAAAGAG GTAGAAACAATACTTCAACTTTTAGGCTCAGTTGCCATTGTTCAACTGGTTGGAAAGAAACTCCTGTTTGCAGAA GATCGGAAACAGACACTCCAAGAAGTAGATGAATTCCTGAACGCTAAGGTCGCCCCTAAAGAGCTTGTTGAGGATATAAAG GAAATTGGGAAAGCGCTACTACCAACACTAGTGATGAGCAGCAAAGCTCTTCCTGCACCAGCTGAGGCAAGCCCAGATCCTGCTTTTGTGGAAAATCCTGAGCAGAAAGCAGAAGCAGCTGTTGAACCAGGCCCCCAAATAAATTCAGTACCCAAAACAGAAGTTATAGCGGAATCACTTCCTGGAATTCCAAGACCTCTTTCTCCATATCCAACA TATCCAGATTTCAAGCCTCCAACATCTCCTACCCCCTCACAGCCCTAG
- the LOC123222630 gene encoding protein WHAT'S THIS FACTOR 1 homolog, chloroplastic-like, giving the protein MEPRLSLSSTKATAYTSLPFLVSYKSSSLEKPQLGCKSYLLFRTVQAEQSEFLGKRLVLPEKINYLGNMRKVRVPFEPVRPAVKSRKELAFESVIRRDKKLKSALKIRKVLVRQPDGIMSLRQLSKFRRELGVTKIGMFIALLKKFPAVFVIIEEGVSSLRFKLTPEAERLYLEELKVENEMEDLLVTKLRKLLMMSLDKRILLEKIAHLRSDFGLPLEFRDTICHRYPQYFRVVATRRGPALKLTHWDPKLAVSAAELAEDEVRARELKEKNLIIHGPLKFNRVKLPKGLNLSKREMQKISQFRDMPYISPYADFSDLKLGTREKEMHVCGVVHEILSLTVEKRILVEDLIQFREEFRFSQQLREMLIRHPDLFYVSFQVDGDSVFLRESYRDSKLMDKKDRLLVVREKFRDLVSVPRFPRRNAPRKDNDSAKDQSDKDGEGWSDIDDYI; this is encoded by the coding sequence ATGGAGCCCAGACTGTCGCTTTCTTCTACTAAAGCCACTGCATATACGTCTTTACCTTTCTTGGTGTCCTACAAATCTTCTTCTCTCGAAAAGCCTCAACTTGGTTGTAAATCTTATCTCTTATTTAGAACAGTACAAGCAGAGCAGTCTGAGTTTCTGGGCAAACGTTTGGTCTTGCcagagaaaattaattatttgggtAATATGAGAAAAGTCCGTGTCCCTTTTGAACCAGTAAGACCTGCTGTGAAGAGTAGGAAAGAGCTTGCCTTTGAGAGTGTAATTCGAAGGGACAAGAAGCTCAAATCGGCGTTAAAGATTAGGAAGGTTCTAGTGAGACAACCTGATGGAATTATGTCACTTAGGCAATTGAGTAAGTTCAGAAGAGAATTAGGTGTCACAAAAATAGGTATGTTCATTGCTTTGTTGAAGAAGTTCCCGGCAGTATTTGTCATTATAGAAGAAGGGGTATCTTCGTTGAGATTCAAATTAACACCTGAAGCCGAAAGGCTCTACTTGGAGGAATTAAAGGTTGAGAACGAAATGGAAGATTTGTTGGTCACGAAATTAAGGAAATTGCTGATGATGTCCTTAGACAAGAGGATTTTGTTGGAGAAAATTGCTCATTTGAGGTCTGATTTTGGGTTACCTTTGGAATTTCGTGACACTATTTGTCATAGATACCCCCAATATTTCCGTGTTGTTGCAACTAGAAGAGGTCCTGCTTTGAAATTAACTCATTGGGATCCCAAGCTTGCTGTATCGGCTGCTGAGTTAGCCGAGGATGAAGTTCGAGCTAGAgagttgaaagaaaaaaatttgattattcatGGACCACTTAAGTTCAATAGAGTTAAGCTTCCAAAGGGTCTTAATCTTTCTAAGCGTGAAATGCAAAAGATTTCTCAGTTTAGAGATATGCCTTATATATCCCCTTATGCAGATTTTTCAGACTTGAAATTGGGTACACGAGAGAAGGAAATGCATGTTTGTGGGGTTGTGCACGAGATTTTGAGCCTGACTGTTGAGAAGAGAATTCTTGTGGAGGACCTCATTCAATTTCGAGAGGAGTTTAGATTCTCTCAGCAACTGAGGGAGATGCTGATAAGGCATCCCGATTTGTTCTATGTGTCCTTTCAAGTTGATGGGGACTCAGTTTTCCTCAGGGAATCTTATCGTGATTCTAAATTGATGGATAAGAAGGATCGACTGTTGGTTGTCAGAGAGAAATTTCGTGATCTTGTATCTGTTCCTAGATTCCCGAGGAGGAATGCTCCCAGGAAAGATAATGATAGTGCTAAAGATCAAAGTGACAAGGATGGAGAGGGATGGTCTGATATTGATGATTATATATAA
- the LOC123222693 gene encoding histone H3-like centromeric protein HTR12 isoform X1, producing MARTKQAAAISKIRRQSGAHATSPASASPSTLPRFFLKQKKSPGASTSRRRANAPQSPATTRKPYRYRPGTKALREIRMFQNSTKLLIPAASFIREVRTITYRIASPDVNRWTPEALIAIQEAAEDFLVHLFEDAMLCAIHARRVTLMKKDFELARRIGGKGQPW from the exons ATGGCGAGAACCAAACAGGCGGCCGCTATAAGCAAAATTCGAAGACAATCTG GTGCTCACGCGACTTCACCAGCTTCAGCTTCACCCTCAACGCTTCCG cgtttttttttaaagcaaaaaaagTCACCTGGTGCAAGCACAAGCAGAAGGCGAGCCAATGCTCCACAGA gtcCTGCCACAACAAGGAAGCCTTATCGTTACAGACCAGGAACAAAGGCGCTCCGTGAGATTCGGATGTTTCAAAACTCTACAAAACTGCTCATTCCAGCGGCTAGCTTCATCAGAGAA GTAAGAACTATCACTTACCGTATTGCCTCCCCAGATGTCAATCGTTGGACACCTGAAGCTTTAATTGCAATTCAGGAG GCAGCAGAAGATTTTCTGGTTCATTTGTTCGAAGATGCCATGCTCTGTGCAATCCATGCAAGGCGTGTTACTCTGA TGAAAAAGGATTTTGAATTGGCGCGCCGGATTGGGGGTAAGGGGCAGCCTTGGTGA
- the LOC123222600 gene encoding hydroquinone glucosyltransferase-like, with amino-acid sequence MEKTQTKMPHIAIVPTPGMGHLIPLIEFAKRLFHQHQFAVTFIIPNNGPPTEAQKSTLASLPASINSIFLPPVTFDDNPEGTKIETIISLTLVRSLPSLRDALKPLVANTSLVSLVVDLFGTDAFDVAKEFNLSPFIFFPSTAMTLSLFLYLPTLDALVTCEYRDLPEPVKIPGCIPIHGKYLLDPAQDRKNEAYKWLLHHSKRFKMAEGIMVNSFMGLEGEAIKALQEAEPGKPPVYPVGPLVKMGSSSSIENDESLKWLDNQPRGSVLFVSFGSGGTLSSAQLKELALGLEMSEQRFLWVVRSPNDEVANATFFGIHSQNEFLKFLPEGFLERTKGRGLVVPSWAPQAQVLSHGSTGGFLSHCGWNSVLESVVNGVPLIAWPLYAEQKMNAVSLTEDIKVALRPKASEKGLIEKQEIARVVKGLMEGEEGKSVRYRMKDLKEAATVVLSENGSSTKALAEVALKWKNKIPN; translated from the coding sequence ATGgaaaaaacacaaacaaagaTGCCCCATATCGCCATTGTGCCCACTCCGGGGATGGGTCATCTGATCCCACTTATTGAATTCGCTAAACGACTCTTTCATCAGCATCAATTTGCCGTCACTTTTATTATTCCTAACAACGGCCCTCCTACTGAAGCCCAAAAATCCACTCTTGCCTCTCTTCCTGCTTCCATCAACTCTATTTTCCTTCCTCCGGTCACCTTTGATGACAACCCTGAAGGTACGAAAATTGAAACTATTATTTCTCTCACTTTGGTTCGCTCTCTTCCGTCTCTTCGTGATGCGTTGAAGCCGCTTGTAGCGAATACTTCATTGGTAAGCTTGGTGGTCGATCTTTTTGGCACTGACGCCTTTGATGTTGCTAAAGAATTTAATTTGTCACCGTTCATTTTCTTCCCGTCGACGGCCATGACTTTGTCGTTGTTTCTGTATTTGCCTACGCTTGACGCTTTGGTGACATGTGAGTACAGAGACCTGCCTGAACCCGTGAAAATACCCGGATGCATACCTATTCACGGTAAATATTTGCTCGACCCTGCTCAAGACAGAAAAAATGAAGCGTATAAATGGCTACTCCACCATTCCAAAAGGTTTAAAATGGCTGAGGGTATTATGGTAAATAGCTTCATGGGATTGGAAGGAGAAGCTATTAAGGCTCTGCAAGAGGCTGAACCCGGTAAACCACCCGTTTACCCGGTTGGACCACTTGTGAAAATGGGTTCAAGTTCAAGCATTGAGAATGATGAATCTTTAAAGTGGTTGGATAATCAGCCACGTGGCTCTGTATTATTCGTTTCTTTCGGTAGCGGTGGGACCCTGTCTTCCGCTCAGTTAAAGGAGTTGGCTTTGGGGTTAGAGATGAGCGAGCAAAGATTTTTATGGGTAGTACGAAGCCCAAACGACGAGGTTGCTAATGCTACTTTTTTTGGAATTCATAGCCAGAATGAGTTTCTGAAATTTCTACCAGAAGGGTTCTTAGAGAGGACCAAGGGGCGAGGTCTGGTGGTGCCATCATGGGCACCACAGGCACAAGTCTTGAGCCACGGCTCCACAGGAGGGTTCTTGAGCCACTGTGGTTGGAATTCTGTTCTGGAGAGTGTTGTTAATGGTGTGCCATTAATAGCATGGCCACTTTATGCAGAACAGAAAATGAACGCAGTTAGTCTCACCGAGGATATTAAAGTGGCATTGAGACCAAAAGCTAGTGAAAAAGGCCTCattgaaaaacaagaaattgCAAGAGTTGTCAAGGGTTTAATGGAAGGTGAAGAAGGTAAAAGTGTTCGCTATAGAATGAAAGACTTAAAAGAAGCGGCCACAGTTGTGCTTAGTGAAAATGGCTCTTCAACAAAAGCACTCGCTGAAGTTGCTCTCAAATGGAAGAACAAAATTCCCAATTAA
- the LOC123223345 gene encoding anthocyanidin reductase ((2S)-flavan-3-ol-forming)-like gives MSVRAFGGHDKAASAGVGNCGWCVVMTLVWVGERTKREKITPRDAREGKITFLRYGSNTEEGEKLEVVTLGIGLVGGETLLSAIPSTVLMYISQLTNSKYLYQALRFTEDLLGKVPMVHIDDVCEAHIFCIEKPSISGRFLCASSYVSSAEIAMYYQQHHPEYDVKQEEVKLGFRYLDGPKREIKWGGAKLIEMGFEYKYDSKMVLDDSIKCAWRTGGLKQ, from the exons ATGAGTGTGAGGGCATTTGGTGGCCACGATAAGGCCGCTAGTGCTGGTGTTGGCAATTGTGGGTGGTGTGTGGTCATGACATTGGTATGGGTTGGGGAGAGGACAA AGAGGGAAAAAATAACCCCTAGAGATGCGAGAGAGGGGAAAATCACTTTTTTGAGGTACGGGAGCAATACTGAGGAGGGTGAAAAGTTGGAGGTGGTAACTCTGGGCATCGGACTCGTGGGCGGGGAAACACTTCTCTCTGCCATACCCTCAACCGTCTTAATGTACATTTCGCAGCTTACCAACAGCAAATATCTCTACCAAGCACTGAGGTTCACCGAAGATCTGTTGGGAAAAGTTCCAATGGTACACATTGACGATGTCTGTGAAGCACACATCTTCTGCATCGAGAAGCCTTCAATCAGTGGTAGATTTCTGTGTGCAAGTTCGTATGTTTCATCAGCTGAAATCGCTATGTACTACCAACAACATCATCCAGAATATGATGTCAAACAAGA GGAGGTGAAATTGGGTTTCCGGTATTTGGATGGACCGAAAAGAGAAATTAAGTGGGGCGGCGCAAAGCTTATTGAGATGGGCTTTGAATACAAGTACGATTCCAAGATGGTCTTAGATGATAGCATCAAGTGTGCTTGGAGGACGGGCGGTCTAAAACAGTGA
- the LOC123222682 gene encoding probable WRKY transcription factor 46 — MERETMDREQNILISELIQGKKLTEQLSNHLNPSSSPKTRQLLIKQILSTYEKALSVLELPCCFPNCSPTSEAADQDCKDQCQSKDIVYKKRKTMARWTEQVKVFSQNGLESIDDGYCWRKYGQKDILGASYPRGYYRCTHRHAQGCLATKLVQRSDDDPTIFQVTYRGRHTCTQNTHLASASASSTKEGAKNKQNRYRHQQQPEDQVKRSQELNVNFGTSELKVKTEDLDNREEIFPVFSFPQTSITGSESTEHHIFIESMMETENNFMGSFSPSFLSPATSESNYFSLSPCHMNDSFGLDQTVHTSESGISEIISAPNSVTNSPVGVFDFSLIKVDLDPNFPLDNLDYFS, encoded by the exons ATGGAGAGGGAGACCATGGATAGAGAGCAAAACATTCTCATCAGTGAACTGATCCAAGGGAAGAAGCTAACCGAGCAGCTTAGTAACCATCTTAACCCTTCTTCATCGCCCAAAACTCGACAACtcttaatcaaacaaattcttTCTACTTATGAAAAAGCGCTTTCAGTCTTAGAATTACCGTGTTGCTTTCCCAACTGTAGCCCAACGAGTGAGGCTGCTGATCAAGATTGTAAAGATCAATGTCAAAGCAAAGATATTGTCTATAAGAAGAG AAAGACAATGGCCCGGTGGACTGAACAAGTAAAGGTTTTCTCCCAGAATGGATTAGAATCTATTGATGATGGTTACTGCTGGAGAAAATACGGACAGAAGGATATTCTTGGTGCTAGTTATCCAAG AGGGTATTATAGGTGCACTCATCGTCATGCACAAGGCTGTTTGGCCACAAAACTTGTTCAAAGGTCCGACGACGATCCCACCATCTTTCAGGTGACCTATCGGGGAAGACATACATGCACCCAAAACACTCATCTAGCCAGCGCCTCCGCTTCATCGACGAAGGAAGGGGCCAAAAATAAACAGAACCGTTATCGTCATCAACAGCAACCAGAAGATCAAGTGAAACGATCACAAGAGTTGAATGTAAATTTCGGAACATCAGAGCTTAAAGTTAAGACTGAGGACTTGGACAACAGGGAGGAAATTTTTCCTGTATTTTCTTTTCCACAAACGTCAATTACTGGAAGCGAAAGTACGGAGCACCATATTTTCATAGAGTCCATGATGGAAACGGAAAACAATTTCATGGGGAGTTTTTCTCCGTCATTTTTATCGCCAGCAACTTCTGAATCCAACTATTTTTCATTGTCACCATGCCACATGAACGACAGCTTTGGATTAGACCAAACTGTGCATACTTCAGAATCTGGAATCTCTGAGATAATTTCAGCTCCAAATTCAGTCACAAATTCACCAGTAGGGGTTTTTGATTTCTCGCTTATTAAGGTGGATTTGGACCCAAATTTCCCCTTGGACAACTTAGACTACTTCTCCTGA
- the LOC123222693 gene encoding histone H3-like centromeric protein HTR12 isoform X2, with the protein MARTKQAAAISKIRRQSGAHATSPASASPSTLPQKKSPGASTSRRRANAPQSPATTRKPYRYRPGTKALREIRMFQNSTKLLIPAASFIREVRTITYRIASPDVNRWTPEALIAIQEAAEDFLVHLFEDAMLCAIHARRVTLMKKDFELARRIGGKGQPW; encoded by the exons ATGGCGAGAACCAAACAGGCGGCCGCTATAAGCAAAATTCGAAGACAATCTG GTGCTCACGCGACTTCACCAGCTTCAGCTTCACCCTCAACGCTTCCG caaaaaaagTCACCTGGTGCAAGCACAAGCAGAAGGCGAGCCAATGCTCCACAGA gtcCTGCCACAACAAGGAAGCCTTATCGTTACAGACCAGGAACAAAGGCGCTCCGTGAGATTCGGATGTTTCAAAACTCTACAAAACTGCTCATTCCAGCGGCTAGCTTCATCAGAGAA GTAAGAACTATCACTTACCGTATTGCCTCCCCAGATGTCAATCGTTGGACACCTGAAGCTTTAATTGCAATTCAGGAG GCAGCAGAAGATTTTCTGGTTCATTTGTTCGAAGATGCCATGCTCTGTGCAATCCATGCAAGGCGTGTTACTCTGA TGAAAAAGGATTTTGAATTGGCGCGCCGGATTGGGGGTAAGGGGCAGCCTTGGTGA